The following proteins are encoded in a genomic region of Brachypodium distachyon strain Bd21 chromosome 1, Brachypodium_distachyon_v3.0, whole genome shotgun sequence:
- the LOC100845345 gene encoding probable histone acetyltransferase HAC-like 3 isoform X2: protein MMTQTLQGIQRQYAPTGYPIQTKYTQSAAQILQLDNMDSDTNPVRFMIQQRILHCLKERVECYNWNPHCLVELSKQIDEQLYKDASKVQYMDFDTIEERVNAVLSTGSFGNIEYARASSADLPTLYSEQPGIDVPDLSTQHGRAVSGSVSLALPSRDLSHHVFYSQGFAPNVHHNDAANFACSSADKIKQWPQSAYTIAAPCVSALPKCSHSLTGRFGVVHNDHIPGDAHQVDSPQPSTSGSSSSLSAMFDRTANSTTNIYPTGQVPDRAYEELYTRSHLTEQSDQSNITAGGHDLSYHYDQSKMHPDTKGECGLDGCIQKNEKRCQISEKCSNLSTQCSHNQCCFITDVDSSGSVRKEVRAEQASNSTVSKPTSPTSVESSGKHHPAKRLKIDSPSLSHVNEIEFPREKQLAANETHLSFETVQSETTELPTKSPSGCSLGDSNTSGNVMLGPNSEELHKMEIIGLSETAVQVQEELCYENGDVEMKDRLSSVDQTSTGPNLTARKKRGASILYALTAEELIDHMTSLNQHTCPSKVMTEELHSGLPDQNTCSLCGLERLIFEPPPRFCALCFKIINSTGSYYVEVENGNDKTSICCKCHHLSSAKAKYQKRFSYAETDAEPEWWVECDKCKAWQHQICALFNPKVLEEAEYSCAKCLLKEKDRGDISSLESSTVLGALDLPKTKMSDHIEQRLSQRLVQERLLRARASGKGIEEVPGVEGLTVRVVSSAARVLQVLPRFRDFFKQGNYPGEFPYKSKAILLFQKNEGVDVCLFAMYVQEYGSASPLPNQRHVYLAYIDSVKYFRPEIKSASGEALRTFVYHEILIGYLDYCKKQGFVSCSIWACPSTKRDDYVLYCHPTSQKMPKSDKLRSWYQNLVKKAVKEGVVVERNTLYDFFLQSSGERKADISAACLPYCENDFWPGEAERLLEKKEDNTSQKEETQVGRLLRVAKRDARKGDLDDILLMHKLGEKMRTMKEDFIMLCLQHFCKHCQKAIVSGKSWICTSCKNFHLCDQCHAVELNMPQKDRHPAKTKQKHAFQRIEEEPLPETDDGDPTMESKYFDSRIDFLKHCQDNQYQFDTLRRAKHSTMMILYHLHDSACSASKQVGENLHIHKLRQTDNRHILQNYTLQDYLESLVHASKCFFDPRNCTFKLCIILKKLFFHGVRCDVRNRGGCRKCVFMWKLLLTHSKHCDDRDCSVPRCRDIKVFFSKTKKLTGPCAVEC, encoded by the exons ATGATGACACAAACCCTGCAAGGGATCCAGCGACAGTATGCACCAACTGGCTATCCTATACAAACAAAGTATACACAGAGTGCAGCGCAAATTCTTCAGCTGGATAATATGGATTCAGATACCAATCCAGTTCGTTTCATGATCCAACAGAGGAT TTTACACTGCTTGAAAGAAAGAGTGGAGTGCTATAACTGGAACCCACATTGTCTTGTTGAGTTATCAAAACAGATTGATGAGCAGCTTTATAAGGATGCTTCAAAG GTCCAATACATGGATTTTGATACTATAGAAGAAAGGGTGAATGCTGTCCTCAGTACTGGATCATTTGGCAACATTGAATATGCTCGGGCTTCTTCAGCAGATTTACCCACGTTATACTCAGAACAGCCTGGGATAGATGTACCAGATCTAAGTACACAGCATGGTAGAGCTGTTTCTGGTTCTGTTAGTCTTGCGCTGCCTTCAAGAGACTTATCACATCATGTGTTCTACTCTCAGG GATTTGCACCAAATGTCCACCATAATGATGCTGCCAACTTTGCTTGTTCATCAGCTGATAAGATTAAACAGTGGCCTCAAAGTGCATACACCATTGCTGCTCCATGTGTGTCAGCACTACCAAAATGCAGTCATAGTCTGACTGGGAGATTTGGTGTAGTGCATAATGACCATATCCCAG GCGATGCTCATCAAGTTGATAGTCCACAACCATCAACATCTGGGAGTTCAAGCTCTTTGTCTGCAATGTTTGATCGAACCGCAAATTCTACAACTAACATCTATCCTACTGGTCAAGTACCAGACAGAGCATATGAGGAGTTGTATACAAGGAGTCACCTAACAGAGCAATCAGATCAGTCAAACATCACCGCTGGAGGCCATGACTTGTCGTATCACTATGACCAATCTAAAATGCACCCAGACACCAAAGGAGAATGTGGACTTGACGGATGCattcaaaaaaatgaaaaacgTTGCCAGATATCAGAGAAATGCTCAAATTTAAGCACACAGTGCTCCCATAACCAATGCTGCTTTATTACTGATGTTGATAGTAGTGGTTCTGTAAGAAAGGAAGTGAGAGCTGAACAGGCATCAAATAGCACAGTCTCAAAACCAACTTCACCTACATCAGTTGAATCTTCTGGCAAGCATCATCCGGCAAAACGATTGAAGATTGATTCACCTAGTCTTTCCCATGTCAACGAAATAGAGTTTCCAAGGGAAAAACAGCTTGCCGCCAATGAAACACATCTATCTTTTGAAACAGTACAATCTGAAACCACAGAATTACCCACAAAGTCACCATCTGGCTGTTCCTTGGGAGATAGCAATACTAGCGGCAATGTTATGCTTGGACCAAACAGTGAAGAGCTACATAAGATGGAGATTATTGGATTGTCAGAGACTGCTGTACAGGTTCAAGAAGAACTGTGCTACGAAAATGGTGATGTCGAGATGAAGGACAGGCTTAGTTCAGTAGATCAAACATCTACTGGACCCAACTTAACTGCGAGGAAGAAAAGAGGGGCTTCAATACTTTATGCTTTAACTGCTGAAGAGCTTATAGATCACATGACAAGTTTGAACCAGCATACATGCCCG AGCAAGGTGATGACAGAAGAACTCCACTCAGGCCTGCCTGACCAAAACACATGCAGTTTATGTGGGTTGGAGAGGCTTATTTTTGAACCCCCTCCACGATTCTGTGCTCTCTgttttaaaataataaattCCACGGGATCCTATTACGTTGAAGTGGAAAATGGAAATGACAAGACTTCGATATGTTGCAAATGCCACCATCTTAGTAGTGCTAAAGCTAAATATCAAAAGAGATTCAGCTATGCAGAAACAGATGCCGAGCCTGAATGG TGGGTCGAGTGCGATAAGTGCAAAGCTTGGCAGCATCAAATATGTGCTCTTTTTAACCCTAAAGTTTTGGAGGAGGCGGAATATAGTTGTGCGAAATGTTTATTGAAAGAGAAGGACCGTGGAGATATCAGTTCTCTGGAGTCATCTACTGTTCTAGGAGCATTAGATTTACCGAAGACTAAAATGAGTGATCATATTGAGCAAAGACTTTCCCAGAGGCTTGTGCAGGAGCGGCTGCTAAGGGCAAGAGCTTCAGGAAAGGGCATTGAAGAG GTACCAGGAGTTGAAGGTCTTACTGTTAGAGTGGTGTCCTCAGCTGCCAGAGTACTACAAGTCCTACCACGTTTTCGGGATTTTTTCAAACAAGGAAATTATCCCGGGGAATTTCCGTACAAATCAAAG GCCATTCTCTTGTTTCAAAAGAATGAAGGTGTGGATGTTTGTCTATTCGCCATGTATGTACAAGAGTATGGGTCTGCTAGCCCATTACCAAATCAAAGGCATGTTTATCTTGCATATATCGATTCTGTCAAGTACTTCCGACCTGAAATAAAATCTGCAAGTGGGGAAGCTCTCCGTACATTTGTGTACCATGAAATTTTG ATTGGCTATTTGGATTACTGCAAGAAGCAAGGATTTGTAAGCTGCTCCATATGGGCTTGCCCATCTACGAAGCGTGATGACTATGTTTTGTATTGTCATCCCACATCCCAAAAAATGCCAAAGTCTGACAAGCTTCGCAGCTG GTACCAGAACTTGGTCAAGAAGGCTGTTAAAGAGGGTGTAGTGGTGGAGCGTAATACACTTTATGATTTTTTCCTTCAGTCCAGCGGTGAACGCAAGGCCGATATCTCAGCAGCATGCTTGCCATACTGTGAGAATGATTTCTGGCCTGGGGAAGCAGAGAGACTCCTTGAGAAGAAAGAGGACAATACCTCACAGAAGGAAGAAACACAAGTAGGAAGGCTCCTGCGGGTTGCCAAACGCGATGCCAGGAAAGGAGATCTTGATGATATCTTGCTAATGCACAAg CTTGGAGAAAAGATGCGGACAATGAAAGAAGATTTTATTATGCTTTGTCTGCAGCATTTTTGCAAGCATTGCCAGAAAGCTATTGTGTCCGGTAAAAGTTGGATTTGTACCAGCTGCAAAAATTTCCATCTTTGTGATCA ATGTCATGCAGTGGAGCTAAATATGCCACAAAAGGATAGGCATCCGgctaaaacaaaacaaaagcatgCTTTTCAAAGG ATAGAGGAAGAACCTCTTCCGGAGACTGATGATGGAGATCCAACAATGGAAAGCAAGTATTTTGACAGCAGAATAGATTTCTTGAAGCACTGCCAAGACAATCAATACCAGTTTGATACACTCCGAAGGGCAAAACACTCAACAATGATGATTCTTTATCATCTGCACGATTCAGCTTGTTCTGCCTCTAAACAAGTTGGGGAAAATTTGCACATCCATAAGCTCAGACAGACAGACAATCGCCACATATTGCAAAACTACACTCTACAG GACTACCTTGAAAGTTTGGTACATGCTTCAAAATGCTTCTTCGATCCACGGAATTGCACCTTCAAACTTTGTATTATTTTGAAGAAGCTGTTCTTCCATGGTGTACGATGTGATGTCCGCAACCGAGGAGGTTGCAGGAAGTGTGTCTTCATGTGGAAACTTTTGCTCACTCACTCAAAACACTGTGATGACAGGGACTGTTCAGTTCCCAGATGCAG GGATATAAAGGTATTCTTTTCTAAGACAAAGAAGCTTACTGGACCTTGTGCTGTAGAATGCTAG
- the LOC100845345 gene encoding probable histone acetyltransferase HAC-like 3 isoform X1, translating into MMTQTLQGIQRQYAPTGYPIQTKYTQSAAQILQLDNMDSDTNPVRFMIQQRILHCLKERVECYNWNPHCLVELSKQIDEQLYKDASKVQYMDFDTIEERVNAVLSTGSFGNIEYARASSADLPTLYSEQPGIDVPDLSTQHGRAVSGSVSLALPSRDLSHHVFYSQGFAPNVHHNDAANFACSSADKIKQWPQSAYTIAAPCVSALPKCSHSLTGRFGVVHNDHIPGDAHQVDSPQPSTSGSSSSLSAMFDRTANSTTNIYPTGQVPDRAYEELYTRSHLTEQSDQSNITAGGHDLSYHYDQSKMHPDTKGECGLDGCIQKNEKRCQISEKCSNLSTQCSHNQCCFITDVDSSGSVRKEVRAEQASNSTVSKPTSPTSVESSGKHHPAKRLKIDSPSLSHVNEIEFPREKQLAANETHLSFETVQSETTELPTKSPSGCSLGDSNTSGNVMLGPNSEELHKMEIIGLSETAVQVQEELCYENGDVEMKDRLSSVDQTSTGPNLTARKKRGASILYALTAEELIDHMTSLNQHTCPSKVMTEELHSGLPDQNTCSLCGLERLIFEPPPRFCALCFKIINSTGSYYVEVENGNDKTSICCKCHHLSSAKAKYQKRFSYAETDAEPEWWVECDKCKAWQHQICALFNPKVLEEAEYSCAKCLLKEKDRGDISSLESSTVLGALDLPKTKMSDHIEQRLSQRLVQERLLRARASGKGIEEVPGVEGLTVRVVSSAARVLQVLPRFRDFFKQGNYPGEFPYKSKAILLFQKNEGVDVCLFAMYVQEYGSASPLPNQRHVYLAYIDSVKYFRPEIKSASGEALRTFVYHEILIGYLDYCKKQGFVSCSIWACPSTKRDDYVLYCHPTSQKMPKSDKLRSWYQNLVKKAVKEGVVVERNTLYDFFLQSSGERKADISAACLPYCENDFWPGEAERLLEKKEDNTSQKEETQVGRLLRVAKRDARKGDLDDILLMHKLGEKMRTMKEDFIMLCLQHFCKHCQKAIVSGKSWICTSCKNFHLCDQCHAVELNMPQKDRHPAKTKQKHAFQRIEEEPLPETDDGDPTMESKYFDSRIDFLKHCQDNQYQFDTLRRAKHSTMMILYHLHDSACSASKQVGENLHIHKLRQTDNRHILQNYTLQQDYLESLVHASKCFFDPRNCTFKLCIILKKLFFHGVRCDVRNRGGCRKCVFMWKLLLTHSKHCDDRDCSVPRCRDIKVFFSKTKKLTGPCAVEC; encoded by the exons ATGATGACACAAACCCTGCAAGGGATCCAGCGACAGTATGCACCAACTGGCTATCCTATACAAACAAAGTATACACAGAGTGCAGCGCAAATTCTTCAGCTGGATAATATGGATTCAGATACCAATCCAGTTCGTTTCATGATCCAACAGAGGAT TTTACACTGCTTGAAAGAAAGAGTGGAGTGCTATAACTGGAACCCACATTGTCTTGTTGAGTTATCAAAACAGATTGATGAGCAGCTTTATAAGGATGCTTCAAAG GTCCAATACATGGATTTTGATACTATAGAAGAAAGGGTGAATGCTGTCCTCAGTACTGGATCATTTGGCAACATTGAATATGCTCGGGCTTCTTCAGCAGATTTACCCACGTTATACTCAGAACAGCCTGGGATAGATGTACCAGATCTAAGTACACAGCATGGTAGAGCTGTTTCTGGTTCTGTTAGTCTTGCGCTGCCTTCAAGAGACTTATCACATCATGTGTTCTACTCTCAGG GATTTGCACCAAATGTCCACCATAATGATGCTGCCAACTTTGCTTGTTCATCAGCTGATAAGATTAAACAGTGGCCTCAAAGTGCATACACCATTGCTGCTCCATGTGTGTCAGCACTACCAAAATGCAGTCATAGTCTGACTGGGAGATTTGGTGTAGTGCATAATGACCATATCCCAG GCGATGCTCATCAAGTTGATAGTCCACAACCATCAACATCTGGGAGTTCAAGCTCTTTGTCTGCAATGTTTGATCGAACCGCAAATTCTACAACTAACATCTATCCTACTGGTCAAGTACCAGACAGAGCATATGAGGAGTTGTATACAAGGAGTCACCTAACAGAGCAATCAGATCAGTCAAACATCACCGCTGGAGGCCATGACTTGTCGTATCACTATGACCAATCTAAAATGCACCCAGACACCAAAGGAGAATGTGGACTTGACGGATGCattcaaaaaaatgaaaaacgTTGCCAGATATCAGAGAAATGCTCAAATTTAAGCACACAGTGCTCCCATAACCAATGCTGCTTTATTACTGATGTTGATAGTAGTGGTTCTGTAAGAAAGGAAGTGAGAGCTGAACAGGCATCAAATAGCACAGTCTCAAAACCAACTTCACCTACATCAGTTGAATCTTCTGGCAAGCATCATCCGGCAAAACGATTGAAGATTGATTCACCTAGTCTTTCCCATGTCAACGAAATAGAGTTTCCAAGGGAAAAACAGCTTGCCGCCAATGAAACACATCTATCTTTTGAAACAGTACAATCTGAAACCACAGAATTACCCACAAAGTCACCATCTGGCTGTTCCTTGGGAGATAGCAATACTAGCGGCAATGTTATGCTTGGACCAAACAGTGAAGAGCTACATAAGATGGAGATTATTGGATTGTCAGAGACTGCTGTACAGGTTCAAGAAGAACTGTGCTACGAAAATGGTGATGTCGAGATGAAGGACAGGCTTAGTTCAGTAGATCAAACATCTACTGGACCCAACTTAACTGCGAGGAAGAAAAGAGGGGCTTCAATACTTTATGCTTTAACTGCTGAAGAGCTTATAGATCACATGACAAGTTTGAACCAGCATACATGCCCG AGCAAGGTGATGACAGAAGAACTCCACTCAGGCCTGCCTGACCAAAACACATGCAGTTTATGTGGGTTGGAGAGGCTTATTTTTGAACCCCCTCCACGATTCTGTGCTCTCTgttttaaaataataaattCCACGGGATCCTATTACGTTGAAGTGGAAAATGGAAATGACAAGACTTCGATATGTTGCAAATGCCACCATCTTAGTAGTGCTAAAGCTAAATATCAAAAGAGATTCAGCTATGCAGAAACAGATGCCGAGCCTGAATGG TGGGTCGAGTGCGATAAGTGCAAAGCTTGGCAGCATCAAATATGTGCTCTTTTTAACCCTAAAGTTTTGGAGGAGGCGGAATATAGTTGTGCGAAATGTTTATTGAAAGAGAAGGACCGTGGAGATATCAGTTCTCTGGAGTCATCTACTGTTCTAGGAGCATTAGATTTACCGAAGACTAAAATGAGTGATCATATTGAGCAAAGACTTTCCCAGAGGCTTGTGCAGGAGCGGCTGCTAAGGGCAAGAGCTTCAGGAAAGGGCATTGAAGAG GTACCAGGAGTTGAAGGTCTTACTGTTAGAGTGGTGTCCTCAGCTGCCAGAGTACTACAAGTCCTACCACGTTTTCGGGATTTTTTCAAACAAGGAAATTATCCCGGGGAATTTCCGTACAAATCAAAG GCCATTCTCTTGTTTCAAAAGAATGAAGGTGTGGATGTTTGTCTATTCGCCATGTATGTACAAGAGTATGGGTCTGCTAGCCCATTACCAAATCAAAGGCATGTTTATCTTGCATATATCGATTCTGTCAAGTACTTCCGACCTGAAATAAAATCTGCAAGTGGGGAAGCTCTCCGTACATTTGTGTACCATGAAATTTTG ATTGGCTATTTGGATTACTGCAAGAAGCAAGGATTTGTAAGCTGCTCCATATGGGCTTGCCCATCTACGAAGCGTGATGACTATGTTTTGTATTGTCATCCCACATCCCAAAAAATGCCAAAGTCTGACAAGCTTCGCAGCTG GTACCAGAACTTGGTCAAGAAGGCTGTTAAAGAGGGTGTAGTGGTGGAGCGTAATACACTTTATGATTTTTTCCTTCAGTCCAGCGGTGAACGCAAGGCCGATATCTCAGCAGCATGCTTGCCATACTGTGAGAATGATTTCTGGCCTGGGGAAGCAGAGAGACTCCTTGAGAAGAAAGAGGACAATACCTCACAGAAGGAAGAAACACAAGTAGGAAGGCTCCTGCGGGTTGCCAAACGCGATGCCAGGAAAGGAGATCTTGATGATATCTTGCTAATGCACAAg CTTGGAGAAAAGATGCGGACAATGAAAGAAGATTTTATTATGCTTTGTCTGCAGCATTTTTGCAAGCATTGCCAGAAAGCTATTGTGTCCGGTAAAAGTTGGATTTGTACCAGCTGCAAAAATTTCCATCTTTGTGATCA ATGTCATGCAGTGGAGCTAAATATGCCACAAAAGGATAGGCATCCGgctaaaacaaaacaaaagcatgCTTTTCAAAGG ATAGAGGAAGAACCTCTTCCGGAGACTGATGATGGAGATCCAACAATGGAAAGCAAGTATTTTGACAGCAGAATAGATTTCTTGAAGCACTGCCAAGACAATCAATACCAGTTTGATACACTCCGAAGGGCAAAACACTCAACAATGATGATTCTTTATCATCTGCACGATTCAGCTTGTTCTGCCTCTAAACAAGTTGGGGAAAATTTGCACATCCATAAGCTCAGACAGACAGACAATCGCCACATATTGCAAAACTACACTCTACAG CAGGACTACCTTGAAAGTTTGGTACATGCTTCAAAATGCTTCTTCGATCCACGGAATTGCACCTTCAAACTTTGTATTATTTTGAAGAAGCTGTTCTTCCATGGTGTACGATGTGATGTCCGCAACCGAGGAGGTTGCAGGAAGTGTGTCTTCATGTGGAAACTTTTGCTCACTCACTCAAAACACTGTGATGACAGGGACTGTTCAGTTCCCAGATGCAG GGATATAAAGGTATTCTTTTCTAAGACAAAGAAGCTTACTGGACCTTGTGCTGTAGAATGCTAG